One window from the genome of Rhodopseudomonas sp. P2A-2r encodes:
- a CDS encoding CmpA/NrtA family ABC transporter substrate-binding protein: MSTFDNPFDPARRLRSGCPCGQHASGAEHDASLQLACAAPEDEAKRYEGVVASAVMRAVFPKEVARRAFLKSVGASAALGVLSQFFPIKMATEVFAQGVGKLEKTDLKVGFIPITCATPIIMADPLGFYAKQGLKVDVVKTAGWAVIRDKTINKEYDAAHMLAPMPIAISLGLGSQPIPYTVPAIENINGQGITLAMKHKDKRDPKDWKGFKLAVPFDYSMHNYLLRYYLAEHGIDPDTDIQIRSVPPPEMVANLRADNIDGFLAPDNICQRAIYDGVGFMHLLSKEIWDGHPCCSFAASREFITTSPNSFAALTRAIVDATAYASKAENRKSIAEAIAPAAYLNAPPVVLEQVLTGTYADGLGGIKVDPKRVDFDPFPWQSFAVWMMTQMQRWGQIKGDVDYKGVAEQVFLAADTGKVMKEMGLTPPASAYKSFQVMGKTFDPEKPKEYLASFKIKKAT; this comes from the coding sequence CGTTATGAGGGCGTGGTCGCCTCCGCGGTGATGCGCGCGGTGTTTCCGAAAGAGGTGGCGCGGCGCGCCTTCCTGAAATCGGTCGGCGCCTCCGCCGCACTCGGCGTGCTCTCGCAGTTCTTCCCGATCAAGATGGCCACCGAAGTGTTCGCACAAGGCGTGGGCAAGCTGGAGAAGACCGATCTCAAGGTCGGCTTCATCCCGATCACCTGCGCCACGCCGATCATCATGGCCGACCCGCTCGGCTTCTACGCCAAGCAGGGCCTCAAGGTGGATGTGGTGAAGACCGCGGGCTGGGCCGTGATCCGCGACAAGACCATCAACAAGGAATATGACGCCGCGCATATGCTGGCACCGATGCCGATCGCGATCTCGCTGGGGCTCGGCTCGCAGCCGATCCCCTATACCGTGCCGGCGATCGAGAACATCAATGGCCAGGGCATCACGCTGGCCATGAAGCACAAGGACAAGCGCGACCCCAAGGACTGGAAGGGTTTCAAGCTCGCTGTCCCCTTCGACTACTCGATGCACAACTACCTGCTGCGCTACTATCTCGCCGAGCACGGCATCGACCCCGACACCGACATCCAGATCCGCTCGGTGCCGCCGCCGGAGATGGTCGCCAACCTCCGCGCCGACAATATCGACGGCTTCCTGGCGCCCGACAATATCTGCCAGCGCGCGATCTATGACGGCGTCGGCTTCATGCACCTGCTGTCCAAGGAAATCTGGGACGGTCATCCGTGCTGCAGCTTCGCCGCCAGCCGCGAATTCATCACGACGTCGCCGAACTCGTTCGCAGCATTGACCCGCGCCATTGTCGACGCCACCGCCTATGCCTCGAAGGCCGAGAACCGCAAGTCGATCGCCGAGGCCATCGCGCCCGCGGCCTATCTCAACGCGCCGCCGGTGGTGCTGGAGCAGGTGCTGACCGGGACCTATGCCGACGGCCTCGGAGGCATCAAGGTGGATCCCAAGCGCGTCGATTTCGATCCGTTCCCGTGGCAGTCGTTCGCTGTGTGGATGATGACGCAGATGCAGCGGTGGGGCCAGATCAAGGGCGACGTCGACTACAAGGGCGTGGCCGAACAGGTGTTCCTCGCCGCCGACACCGGAAAGGTGATGAAGGAAATGGGCCTGACGCCGCCGGCGAGCGCCTACAAATCGTTCCAGGTGATGGGCAAGACCTTCGATCCGGAGAAGCCGAAGGAATATCTGGCGAGCTTCAAGATCAAGAAGGCGACGTGA